The following proteins come from a genomic window of Emys orbicularis isolate rEmyOrb1 chromosome 25, rEmyOrb1.hap1, whole genome shotgun sequence:
- the SOCS7 gene encoding suppressor of cytokine signaling 7 has translation MQRAELREGEAAAASYRVLSRLLGYGAGPQPGGGSKGPAEEGGAAGGSPPPPLRGSRPPPQLMVFRNVGRPGDGGGPAGDGGGPGGDGPGPSELLCPRHRCALEPKGDPRWGGLPPAGLELQLAALELQRGVGGKGPGGGCPCLSLLPAPGGPAAEETSDALLVLEALEPDEAESGSEEDLGSPGRAGAGVGGRPGSRAQPPPPPPPAAPAAPPGGGGPGARKGSLKIRLSRFFRTKSCSGASAGGEPAAGRRRSGELPASAGSLSDVSSPRGREQDSGRKPRLTRTQSAFSPVAFSPLFTGETVSLVDVDISQRGLTSPHPPTPPPPPRRSLSLLDDISGTLPTSVLVGPMGSSLQSFPLPPPPPPHAPDAFPRIVPFRPTEAVNSQATQHLHCPLYRPDSSSFAASLRELEKCGWYWGPMNWEDAEMKLKGKPDGSFLVRDSSDPRYILSLSFRSQGITHHTRMEHYRGTFSLWCHPKFEDRCQSVVEFIKRAIMHSKNGKFLYFLRSRVPGLPPTPVQLLYPVSRFSNVKSLQHLCRFRIRQLVRIDHIPELPLPKPLISYIRKFYYYDPQEEVYLSLKEAQLISKQKQETESLT, from the exons ATGCAGCGAGCCGAGCTCCGGGagggggaggcggcggcggcctCGTACCGGGTGCTCAGCCGCCTGCTGGGCTATGGGGCCGGGCCGCAGCCGGGCGGCGGCTCCAAGGGCCCCGCGGAGGAGGGCGGCGCGGCCGGGGGGTCCCCGCCGCCGCCGCTGAGGGGCTCCCGCCCGCCGCCGCAGCTCATGGTGTTCCGCAACGTGGGGCGGCCGGGGGACGGGGGCGGCCCGGCGGGGGACGGGGGCGGCCCGGGCGGGGACGGGCCCGGCCCCTCGGAGCTGCTCTGCCCGCGGCACCGCTGCGCCCTGGAGCCCAAGGGGGACCCGCGCTGGGGGGGGCTCCCGCCGGCcgggctggagctgcagctggcgGCGCTGGAGCTGCAGCGCGGGGTGGGCGGGAAGGGCCCCGGCGGCGGctgcccctgcctcagcctgctgCCCGCGCCGGGGGGCCCGGCCGCCGAGGAGACCAGCGACGCGCTGCTGGTGCTGGAGGCGCTGGAGCCCGACGAGGCCGAGAGCGGCTCCGAGGAGGATCTGGGCagcccgggccgggccggggccggcgtgGGAGGGAGGCCGGGGAGCCGGgcccagccgccgccgccgccccctccagccgcccccgccgcgccgcccgggGGAGGCGGCCCCGGCGCTAGGAAGGGCTCGCTCAAAATCCGCCTCAGCCGCTTCTTCCGCACCAAGAGCTGCAGCGGCGCCTCGGCCGGGGGGGAGCCCGCCGCCGGCAGGAGGCGCTCGGGGGAGCTGCCCGCCTCGGCCGGGAGCCTGTCCGACGTGTCCAGCCCCAGGGGCCGGGAGCAGGACTCGGgcag GAAACCCCGATTGACAAGAACTCAAAGTGCCTTTTCTCCGGTTGCTTTCAGCCCCCTCTTCACAG GTGAAACTGTGTCACTAGTGGATGTGGACATCTCCCAGCGAGGACTGACCTCGCCTCACCCTCCGACTCCTCCACCTCCGCCACGGAGAAGCCTCAGCCTGCTAG ATGATATCAGTGGGACGCTGCCTACATCTGTTCTAGTGGGTCCGATGGGGTCTTCCCTGCAGTCTTtccctctgcctccgcctcctccaccccatgcCCCAG ATGCGTTTCCCCGGATCGTCCCGTTCAGACCGACCGAGGCAGTGAACAGCCAGGCCACCCAGCATCTTCACTGTCCTCTCTACCGACCAGACTCGAGCAGCTTTGCGGCTAGCTTgcgagaactggaaaag TGTGGTTGGTATTGGGGACCAATGAACTGGGAAGACGCAGAAATGAAGCTGAAGGGGAAGCCAGACGGATCCTTCCTGGTACGAGACAGTTCCGACCCTCGTTACATCCTGAGCTTAAGCTTTCGATCACAGGGGATCACCCATCACACCAGAATGGAGCACTACAGAG GAACCTTCAGTCTGTGGTGTCACCCCAAATTTGAGGATCGCTGCCAGTCTGTGGTGGAGTTTATAAAGAGAGCGATCATGCACTCGAAAAACGGGAAGTTCCTTTACTTCCTGCGATCTAGGGTTCCAG GTCTCCCTCCAACGCCTGTCCAGCTCCTGTATCCTGTCTCCAGGTTCAGCAACGTCAAATCCCTCCAGCACCTTTGCCGCTTCCGGATCAGGCAACTTGTCCGCATAGACCACATTCCAGAGCTCCCACTGCCCAA GCCTTTGATCTCCTACATCCGGAAGTTCTATTACTACGACCCCCAAGAGGAGGTGTATCTGTCGCTGAAGGAAGCTCAGCTGATCTCaaaacagaagcaggagactGAATCCTTGACGTAG